From a region of the Desulfovibrio legallii genome:
- the truA gene encoding tRNA pseudouridine(38-40) synthase TruA, producing MRLRLLLAYVGTRYSGWQIQEKVDPPPTIQGALEAALRQITGVAVRVHGAGRTDAGVHAHAQVAHCDVPENRAPRDWRHSCNAVLPKDIRVLAAAPARPDFHARKDALHKTYVYQFWQERAFVPPALTPFVWNCGPLDLAALHAALPHLLGRRDFAGLRNAGTDVEGTVRTVLDARLEPAPPCPWYPPHSPMLLFRVTADGFLKQMVRNMAGLLAACGQGKVDPTRIPELLAARDRRAVPSVTAPAAGLALAQVSYETGTLAEGQPQA from the coding sequence ATGCGCCTCAGACTGCTTCTGGCCTATGTGGGCACACGCTACAGCGGCTGGCAGATTCAGGAAAAAGTCGACCCGCCGCCCACTATCCAGGGCGCGCTTGAGGCCGCCTTGCGCCAAATCACGGGCGTGGCCGTGCGCGTGCACGGGGCGGGCCGCACTGATGCGGGCGTACACGCCCACGCTCAGGTGGCCCACTGCGACGTGCCCGAAAACCGCGCCCCCCGCGACTGGCGGCACAGCTGCAACGCTGTGCTGCCCAAAGATATCCGCGTACTGGCCGCCGCGCCCGCGAGGCCGGATTTTCACGCCCGCAAAGACGCCCTGCACAAGACCTACGTCTACCAATTCTGGCAGGAGCGCGCCTTTGTGCCCCCGGCCCTGACGCCCTTTGTCTGGAACTGCGGCCCGCTGGACCTTGCGGCCCTGCACGCGGCCTTGCCCCACCTGCTGGGCCGCCGCGACTTCGCCGGTCTGCGCAATGCGGGCACGGATGTGGAAGGCACAGTGCGCACGGTGCTGGACGCCCGCCTGGAGCCTGCCCCGCCCTGCCCCTGGTACCCGCCGCACAGCCCCATGTTGCTTTTCCGCGTCACCGCCGACGGTTTTTTGAAGCAGATGGTGCGCAATATGGCAGGCCTGCTGGCCGCTTGCGGCCAGGGAAAAGTGGACCCGACGCGCATCCCAGAGCTCCTGGCCGCCCGCGACCGCAGGGCCGTGCCCTCGGTCACGGCCCCGGCCGCCGGTCTGGCCCTGGCGCAGGTGAGCTATGAAACAGGGACGCTTGCGGAAGGCCAGCCCCAGGCCTGA
- a CDS encoding MotE family protein — protein MTKQPHCATKRPLSRLFRWLAALCCFKLALLGVFLLDIPLPDLFPADAPPRNATPVASALPPASSEKTAPLAAQPPLAAHAPGPEQNRTLSSTLPPRQADRKPLPPATAAAVITETHLPQGAAAARLAATVQARAPRPATLSEADMPAPQVRPAPTAAAQPETGQAIAAAQPALPAPLPAPRVAPGTALPPPAPLLTAAPAPAQESGGWLDSLGLRNLPIPGLGSVRAAQAASLDMPVPQTPNAAASSPFTPAAQTAPLSLPGAPAIPDNIPRGQSADGSPLPPRGSADVPSLPQSSSSTGLAPAPAPAVRPAPAPVDPNLKAQELARQQQDIITLRRQMDQRLKDLQDAEKKVQDMIREARGLEDEKIRKLVLTYGQMKPKAAAKALENMDERVAVRILTGMTPKQSGEIMTYMNPKQTAKLTELITRMRLPE, from the coding sequence ATGACGAAACAGCCACACTGCGCTACAAAGCGCCCTCTCTCTAGACTGTTCCGCTGGCTGGCGGCGCTCTGTTGCTTCAAGCTCGCCCTGCTGGGCGTGTTCCTGCTGGATATTCCCCTGCCGGACCTCTTCCCCGCGGACGCGCCGCCCCGCAACGCCACGCCTGTGGCCAGCGCTCTCCCGCCCGCTTCTTCGGAAAAAACCGCCCCCCTGGCGGCGCAGCCCCCCCTTGCCGCGCACGCCCCCGGCCCGGAGCAAAACCGGACGCTGTCCTCCACTCTGCCGCCGCGCCAGGCTGACCGCAAGCCTCTGCCCCCGGCCACGGCCGCCGCCGTCATAACGGAAACGCATTTACCTCAGGGCGCGGCCGCCGCGCGTCTGGCGGCCACAGTGCAAGCCCGCGCGCCCCGACCGGCAACGCTGTCTGAAGCGGATATGCCAGCGCCCCAGGTCAGGCCCGCGCCCACGGCGGCGGCCCAGCCGGAAACGGGCCAGGCCATTGCCGCCGCACAGCCCGCCCTGCCCGCACCGCTGCCCGCGCCGCGCGTGGCCCCGGGTACGGCCCTGCCCCCGCCCGCGCCCCTGCTGACCGCCGCGCCCGCGCCCGCGCAGGAATCCGGCGGCTGGCTGGACTCCCTGGGCCTGCGCAACCTGCCCATCCCCGGTCTTGGCAGCGTACGGGCCGCCCAGGCCGCTTCTCTGGACATGCCCGTGCCGCAAACGCCCAACGCCGCCGCGTCCTCGCCCTTTACTCCTGCGGCGCAGACCGCGCCCCTGAGCCTGCCCGGCGCGCCGGCCATTCCGGACAACATTCCTCGTGGTCAGAGCGCTGACGGCAGCCCCCTGCCGCCGCGTGGAAGCGCGGACGTGCCGTCCCTGCCGCAAAGCTCTTCGTCCACAGGGCTCGCCCCTGCCCCGGCGCCGGCAGTGCGCCCCGCGCCTGCGCCCGTGGACCCCAACCTCAAAGCCCAGGAGCTGGCCCGGCAGCAGCAAGATATTATTACCCTGCGGCGACAGATGGACCAACGCCTTAAAGACCTGCAGGACGCCGAAAAAAAAGTGCAGGACATGATCCGCGAGGCTCGTGGGCTGGAAGACGAAAAAATCCGCAAGTTGGTGCTCACCTACGGGCAGATGAAGCCCAAGGCCGCCGCCAAGGCTTTGGAAAATATGGATGAACGTGTGGCAGTACGCATCCTTACGGGCATGACGCCCAAACAGTCCGGCGAAATCATGACCTATATGAATCCCAAACAGACGGCCAAGCTCACGGAGCTCATCACCCGCATGAGGCTGCCCGAATAA